In Fusobacterium canifelinum, a genomic segment contains:
- a CDS encoding HrgC protein, which produces MSVKIQLEKNGEVTDAFTGFSWTTFIFGFWVPAFRRKSKGFGLFFLFFIIKVIIIYILSKQNNEIRESLRLYGTFETSYSMITPVLLAAAIYPLEVWIAYFYNNYYTNNLLAEGYNLVEDDEYSAAVLKDYSYLPYSKEELEDNTKMEKYRELATFARKEERTKFYVFAGIWGTLLVIIYLLTYFEVISSIK; this is translated from the coding sequence ATGTCAGTAAAAATACAACTAGAAAAAAATGGTGAAGTCACAGATGCTTTTACAGGTTTTAGTTGGACAACATTCATTTTTGGATTTTGGGTTCCAGCATTTAGAAGAAAATCAAAAGGTTTTGGCTTATTCTTTTTATTTTTTATTATAAAAGTAATTATAATTTATATACTATCTAAACAAAATAATGAAATTAGAGAAAGTTTAAGGCTTTATGGAACTTTTGAGACTTCTTATAGTATGATAACACCTGTACTGTTAGCTGCTGCTATATACCCATTGGAAGTTTGGATTGCATATTTTTATAATAATTACTACACAAATAACTTATTAGCCGAGGGATATAATTTAGTTGAAGATGATGAATATTCAGCAGCAGTTTTAAAAGACTATTCTTATTTACCATATTCAAAAGAAGAATTAGAAGATAATACTAAAATGGAAAAATATAGAGAACTTGCTACTTTTGCCAGAAAAGAAGAAAGAACTAAATTTTATGTGTTTGCTGGAATATGGGGTACTCTTTTAGTTATTATTTATCTTCTAACTTACTTTGAAGTAATTAGCTCAATAAAGTAG